From Deinococcus malanensis, the proteins below share one genomic window:
- a CDS encoding HNH endonuclease — protein sequence MAWLLTHGELPPRDVHVCHRCDHPACVRPSHLFLGSHADNMRDAAGKGRKKGKGGPGGAANGRARLTAPAVLRLRAQPYRHRTDTSWAEDLGVSVSAVHLARTGRTWACLPMPGEPGWEDAVAVLDRGT from the coding sequence CATGGCGAGCTCCCGCCCCGTGACGTGCACGTCTGCCATCGCTGTGATCATCCCGCGTGCGTTCGTCCCTCCCACCTGTTCCTGGGCAGTCACGCGGACAACATGCGCGACGCGGCCGGCAAGGGCCGGAAGAAGGGCAAGGGTGGTCCCGGCGGGGCGGCGAACGGGCGGGCCCGGCTGACCGCGCCGGCTGTCTTGAGGTTGCGTGCGCAACCCTACAGGCACCGCACGGACACGAGCTGGGCCGAGGACCTGGGCGTGTCGGTCTCTGCGGTGCACCTGGCGCGAACGGGGCGCACGTGGGCCTGCCTGCCGATGCCGGGCGAGCCGGGGTGGGAGGACGCGGTGGCGGTCCTGGATCGCGGTACCTGA
- the secG gene encoding preprotein translocase subunit SecG codes for MILNLFIVLFALICLALVFFVLLQVPKQAGLSASMASGGSLLGGRGVEGGLVRVTSVLGGFFMLLALLISFISR; via the coding sequence ATGATCCTGAATCTATTCATTGTTCTGTTTGCGCTGATCTGCCTGGCGCTGGTATTTTTCGTGCTGCTTCAGGTGCCCAAGCAGGCCGGGCTGTCTGCCAGCATGGCGTCTGGAGGCTCTCTTCTTGGCGGACGAGGGGTAGAGGGCGGCCTTGTACGCGTAACCAGTGTGCTGGGGGGCTTTTTTATGTTGCTGGCCCTTCTGATCTCGTTTATTTCTCGCTGA
- a CDS encoding ABC transporter substrate-binding protein, with product MKKALLLALAMTASTSLAAPFVWPAAWTAEQNTANKRGGEYRDYTIADFKTFNPFTSAEATSIPGTMATGSSGLFMQNPSNDDFIPYMAAGEPVVSNNGKRFVVKIRPGMKFSDGQAITADDFVTTMKIHMDDKVGSNSYDSFFLTKKPITIKKIDNMTLQFDFPQVSSGAYGRMSFAPWPDHVFGKAYRAGGAEAIKKMWTLGTNPSEIVSPGMWTLNSYRAGERAVLSENKFWGEWNKDSRGQALPYLDRYSFRIVSDLNAGLAAFLAGQIDAFAPRNADDLAQIKRAVDAGNLKATLIANQSPTAASQWIVFNWNKASDPAKQKLFRDVRFRRAMSHLANRQAMIQLALGGLGTENYYSVYPIFKQQLAVAANAPKYPFNPEAASKLLAQMGYTKKNAQGFLVDKAGKVLEFNLSTNAGNTVREQLGRIFADEAKKVGVKVNFTPIDFNNLVNQLTAKGENRPFDAILLGLSGGSNVWSFGANVVPCGTNLHSYNNPTNGACATSQEQLMTKLYYQGDATLDGAKRRAIGAQILQAEGELQPVVYLVGGNYHVAYNERLGGEFTKAMMDAYYGSRRIALTFIK from the coding sequence ATGAAAAAAGCCCTGCTTCTTGCGCTGGCCATGACCGCCAGCACCTCCCTTGCAGCCCCCTTTGTCTGGCCGGCCGCCTGGACTGCCGAGCAGAACACCGCCAACAAGCGTGGCGGCGAGTACCGTGACTACACCATCGCGGATTTCAAGACCTTCAACCCGTTTACATCTGCTGAGGCGACCAGCATCCCCGGTACCATGGCGACCGGCTCCTCGGGTCTGTTCATGCAGAATCCCAGCAACGACGACTTCATCCCCTACATGGCGGCGGGCGAGCCTGTCGTCAGCAACAACGGCAAGCGCTTCGTTGTGAAGATTCGCCCTGGCATGAAGTTCAGCGACGGCCAGGCTATTACCGCCGATGATTTTGTCACCACCATGAAGATCCACATGGACGACAAGGTCGGCAGCAATAGCTACGACTCGTTCTTCCTGACCAAGAAGCCCATCACGATCAAGAAGATCGACAACATGACCCTGCAGTTCGACTTCCCGCAGGTCAGCTCGGGCGCTTACGGCCGTATGAGCTTCGCCCCCTGGCCCGACCACGTGTTCGGCAAGGCCTACCGTGCCGGCGGCGCCGAAGCCATCAAGAAGATGTGGACCCTGGGCACCAACCCCAGCGAAATCGTGTCCCCCGGTATGTGGACGCTGAACAGCTACCGTGCCGGTGAGCGCGCCGTGCTCTCCGAGAATAAGTTCTGGGGTGAGTGGAACAAGGACAGCCGCGGACAGGCTCTGCCCTACCTGGACCGCTACTCCTTCCGTATCGTCAGCGACCTGAACGCCGGCCTGGCCGCGTTCCTCGCTGGTCAGATCGACGCCTTCGCTCCCCGCAACGCCGACGACCTTGCGCAGATCAAGCGCGCCGTTGACGCAGGCAATCTCAAGGCCACTCTGATCGCCAACCAGAGCCCCACCGCTGCCAGCCAGTGGATCGTCTTTAACTGGAACAAGGCCAGCGACCCTGCCAAGCAGAAGCTGTTCCGTGACGTGCGTTTCCGCCGTGCCATGAGCCACCTCGCCAACCGTCAGGCGATGATCCAGCTCGCGCTGGGTGGCCTGGGCACCGAGAACTACTACAGCGTATACCCCATCTTCAAGCAGCAGCTCGCTGTGGCAGCCAACGCGCCCAAGTACCCCTTCAACCCGGAAGCAGCCAGTAAGCTGCTTGCCCAGATGGGCTACACCAAGAAGAACGCTCAGGGCTTCCTAGTCGACAAGGCCGGCAAGGTCCTGGAGTTCAACCTCAGCACCAACGCGGGCAACACCGTCCGTGAGCAGCTCGGTCGTATATTCGCCGACGAGGCCAAGAAGGTCGGCGTGAAGGTCAACTTCACCCCCATCGACTTCAACAACCTGGTCAACCAGCTGACCGCCAAGGGCGAGAACCGTCCCTTCGACGCCATCCTGCTGGGTCTGTCCGGCGGCAGCAACGTCTGGTCCTTCGGTGCCAATGTCGTGCCCTGCGGAACCAACCTGCACAGCTACAACAACCCCACCAACGGAGCCTGCGCCACCAGCCAGGAACAGCTGATGACCAAGCTGTACTACCAAGGTGACGCCACGCTCGACGGTGCCAAGCGCCGCGCCATCGGTGCCCAGATTCTGCAGGCAGAAGGTGAGCTGCAGCCTGTCGTCTACCTGGTCGGTGGCAACTATCACGTGGCTTACAACGAGCGTCTAGGTGGCGAGTTCACCAAAGCCATGATGGACGCCTACTACGGCTCCCGTCGTATTGCCCTGACGTTCATCAAGTAA